TGCCACCATATCGGTCCTGGTCGTCGCCTGCCCCTGCGCCCTCGGCCTGGCGAGCCCCACCGCCATCACCGTCGGGATCGGCCGGGCGGCGGAGCTGGGGGTCCTGGTGAAGAGCGGCGAGGCTCTGGAGGCCTCCGAGAAGCTGAACACCGTCGTCTTCGACAAGACGGGGACCCTCACCGTGGGGAGGCCGGAGGTGACGGATATACTCCCCTTCGGGGTCGACGAGAGGGAGCTCCTCCGGATCGCCGGAGGGATCGAGGCCAATTCGGAGCATCCCCTGGCGGAGGCGGTGGTGAGAAAGGCGAGAAGCGAGGGGATCGACCTCGCCGAGGCGACCTCTTTTGAGGCCCTCGGCGGGAAGGGGGTCCTGGCAGAGATCGAGGGGAGGGACGCGGCCGTCGGAAACAGGATCCTCCTCCGGGAGTTGGGTATAGAGGTCCCTGAGGGGACGGAGGCGGCCGCCCTCCGGATCGAGGAGGAGGGGAAGACCGCCCTCCTCGTCGCCCTCGCCGGCCGGATCGTCGGCGTCGTCGGGGTGGCCGACGCCCTCAAGAAGAACTCGGTAGAAGCGGTCGGTCGGCTGAAGGCTATGGGCTTTGAGGTGCTGATGATCACCGGCGACAACCCCTCCACCGCCGGGATCGTAGCAAAAGAGACGGGGATCGAGAGGGTCCTCGCCGAGGTCCTCCCCTCGGAGAAGGCCCGGGAGATAAAGAGGCTCCAGGATGAGGGCGAGGTCGTCGCCTTCGTCGGGGACGGGATCAACGACGCGCCGGCCCTCGCCCAGGCCGACGTGGGGATCGCCATCGGGAGCGGGACCGACGTGGCGATCGAGAGCGGCGAGATCGTCCTTATCCGAGACGACCTCCTGGATGTGGTGGCGGCGATTGAGCTCAGCCGGAAGGTGATCGGGAGGGTGAAACTGAACCTCTTCTGGGCCTTCGCCTACAACTCCGCCCTGATCCCGATGGCGGCGGGGGTGCTGTACCCCACCTTCGGGATCGCCTTCCGGCCGGAGTTTGCGGCCCTGGCCATGGCCGCGAGCTCTGTGACGGTGGTGAGCCTCTCGCTGCTGCTGAAGGGGTACGTCCCCCCCTCCAAGAGGGTAGCTCGAGGGTGATTATTTCAACGCCGAGATAGTTCTAGGTCGCTGAGAGGTGAAGATTTTGGCTATAGATCCGGTATGCAAGATGACCGTCGACGAGAAGACGGCTAAGTTCAAGACCGAGTATAAAGGGACAGCCTACTACTTCTGCGCCCCAGGGTGCAAGAAGGCCTTCGAGAAGGACCCCGAGAGGTACCTGAAGAGCTGATCGGCGATATTCGAGGTCTGAAAGAGCCACAAAAGATTGGGGGTCAGAGGATGAAGAAGTACGACGTCATAGTCGTCGGCTCCGGCGCCGGGATGATCATCGTCTCCCGGGGGATCCGGGCCGGGATGAGGATCGCCCTCGTCGACCACGGCCCCATGGGGGGGACCTGCCTCAACAACGGCTGCATCCCCTCGAAGGTTCTGATCTACCCCGCCGACGTGGTCCGGACCCTGGAGGCGGCCCGGGCCGTCGGGGTGGAGGCCCGGGTCGAGAGGATCGACTTCGACCTCATCATGAGGCGGATGCGCGCCGTCGTCGATGAGGGTAGACGCGGCATGGAAAGGTCCGCCGAGAGGGCCGAGGGCCTCGACTGGTACCGGGGATGGGGGGAGTTCGTCGGAGACTTTCTGATCAAGATCGGCGATGAGACGATCACCGCCCCTAGGATCTTCATCGCCTCGGGGTCGAGGCCGCTCGTCCCCCCCATCCCCGGCCTCGCGGAGGCGGGGTACCTAGACAACGTCTCAGTCCTCTCGCTACAGCGCCCTCCTGAGAGCCTCATCATCCTCGGCGGGGGATACCTCGCCTCCGAGTACGCCCACTTCTTCTCTGCCCTGGGTACGAAGGTGACGATCCTGGGCAGAAACCGGATGCTTCTCAAGGACGAGGACCCCGAGATCTGCGAGATCGTAAAGAGACGTCTCTCCAGATACGTCGACGTCAGGACCGGACACGAGGCGGTGAAGGTGGAGGTGAAAGGAGGCAAAAAGGTCGTATCCGCCCTGGACCTCGCCTCCGACGCCGTCAGAGAGTTCGCCGCCGAGGAGGTGATGGTCGCCCTGGGGAGGAGGAGCAACTCCGACATCCTGAAGCCGGAGAAGACGGGGGTCGAGGTCGACCGCTCCGGCTGGATCGTGGTGAACGACCGGATGGAGACGAGACGGGAGGGGATCTGGACCTTCGGCGACGCCATCGGAAAGCATATGTTCAGGCATACAGCCAACCGCGAGGCGAGGGTCGCCTGGGACAACGCCTTCGGCTCCACCAGCCGGGAGATGGACTACCACGCCGTCCCTCACGCCGTCTTCACCTACCCCCAGGTGGGGTCGGTGGGGATGACGGAGGCGGAGGCGAAGGCCGCCGGATATAAGGTCCTGGTGGGGAGGGCGGAGTACGGGGACGTCACCAAGGGGTATGCCATGGCGGAGGAGGAGAGCCTGGTGAAGGTCGTCGTCAATGCCGGAGACGGCCGGATCCTCGGCTGCTCCATCGCCGGGAGCGGGGCGGCGGAGCTCGTCCAGCAGGTCGTCTACCTGATGAACGCCGGCGACCGCGACAGCGGGCCGATCGGGAGGGCTCTGGTGATCCACCCGGCCACAAGCGAGGTCGTCGCCCGAGCCTTCGCCAACCTGTTGCCGCCTAAAGAGGAGATGAAAGGGGACATAAGAGAGGGCATTATAAGATGAACGAGTTTCTGGC
The sequence above is drawn from the Methanothrix harundinacea 6Ac genome and encodes:
- a CDS encoding YHS domain-containing protein, coding for MAIDPVCKMTVDEKTAKFKTEYKGTAYYFCAPGCKKAFEKDPERYLKS
- a CDS encoding dihydrolipoyl dehydrogenase; this encodes MKKYDVIVVGSGAGMIIVSRGIRAGMRIALVDHGPMGGTCLNNGCIPSKVLIYPADVVRTLEAARAVGVEARVERIDFDLIMRRMRAVVDEGRRGMERSAERAEGLDWYRGWGEFVGDFLIKIGDETITAPRIFIASGSRPLVPPIPGLAEAGYLDNVSVLSLQRPPESLIILGGGYLASEYAHFFSALGTKVTILGRNRMLLKDEDPEICEIVKRRLSRYVDVRTGHEAVKVEVKGGKKVVSALDLASDAVREFAAEEVMVALGRRSNSDILKPEKTGVEVDRSGWIVVNDRMETRREGIWTFGDAIGKHMFRHTANREARVAWDNAFGSTSREMDYHAVPHAVFTYPQVGSVGMTEAEAKAAGYKVLVGRAEYGDVTKGYAMAEEESLVKVVVNAGDGRILGCSIAGSGAAELVQQVVYLMNAGDRDSGPIGRALVIHPATSEVVARAFANLLPPKEEMKGDIREGIIR